One Aquarana catesbeiana isolate 2022-GZ linkage group LG04, ASM4218655v1, whole genome shotgun sequence genomic region harbors:
- the LOC141141487 gene encoding receptor-transporting protein 3-like codes for MDEDTWKEIFENEMQDGGILDLWVFSVDENFQAQKGWLQYSLCCFARFYCSICGRNWASSKVHLLFHMKLKMSIGQVKMQIFRQKCKVCSYGEYEEPIILVENAEITIKCLVNRICQKFYKMPIENFPKTFVKDGFQNGPHDRNNCEACSREICNYVKIQENKAKHQAFRNREASRYSRQSVRPLLNNRSVPQHEPQSNCCCIIL; via the exons ATGGACGAGGACACTTGGAAAGAAATATTTGAAAATGAAATGCAAGACGGAGGAATCCTTGATCTGTGGGTCTTTTCTGTAGATGAAAATTTCCAGGCACAGAAGGGCTGGCTTCAATATTCATTGTGCTGCTTTGCCAG GTTTTACTGCTCAATTTGCGGCCGCAATTGGGCATCTTCAAAAGTGCACCTTTTATTCCACATGAAGCTGAAAATGTCTATTGGGCAGGTGAAGATGCAAATCTTCAGGCAAAAGTGCAAAGTATGTAGCTATGGCGAGTATGAGGAACCCATCATCTTAGTAGAGAATGCTGAGATAACTATAAAGTGCTTGGTTAACAGGATATGTCAGAAATTTTACAAAATGCCCATAGAAAACTTCCCAAAGACCTTTGTGAAAGATGGATTTCAAAATGGCCCACATGATCGGAATAATTGCGAAGCCTGCTCAAGAGAAATTTGCAACTATGTAAAAATCCAAGAAAATAAGGCAAAGCACCAAGCATTCAGGAATCGGGAAGCATCAAGATATTCAAGGCAATCAGTTAGGCCACTCTTAAACAATCGAAGTGTGCCACAGCACGAGCCACAATCAAATTGTTGCTGTATAATATTGTAA
- the LOC141139883 gene encoding receptor-transporting protein 3-like → MDRHQWRSIFETDLKNRGVYDVWNFSVDERYQQRMGWLQYVQCCYARFYCSICGRCWGSSKVHILFHMSLKRQTGEVRMYVFKQKCKMCTSAMYEEPTFLVENIEIAIGNLVNKITQKFYNLTIDNLPRSFVTDGWLDGPHEYNNCEACALGICNYYTDSQYSDNWHILPTRTNQGSEQETRFPPPYKSSYQGSLREETRVEQTPFWILLLIVMIVIVVCLAALCFHANK, encoded by the exons ATGGACAGGCACCAATGGAGATCAATATTTGAGACTGATTTGAAAAACCGAGGTGTCTACGATGTGTGGAACTTCTCTGTGGATGAACGTTACCAGCAACGGATGGGCTGGCTGCAGTATGTACAATGTTGTTATGCCAG GTTTTATTGCTCAATCTGTGGTCGCTGCTGGGGTTCTTCAAAGGTTCACATTTTATTCCACATGAGCCTGAAAAGACAAACCGGGGAGGTGAGGATGTATGTTTTCAAgcaaaagtgcaaaatgtgcacaTCTGCCATGTATGAGGAGCCTACTTTCCTAGTAGAGAACATTGAGATAGCTATAGGCAATTTGGTTAATAAAATAACCCAGAAATTTTACAACTTGACTATAGACAATTTGCCACGGAGCTTTGTGACAGATGGCTGGCTGGATGGTCCTCATGAATACAACAACTGCGAGGCCTGTGCATTGGGAATTTGTAATTACTACACAGATAGCCAATATTCTGACAATTGGCACATTCTACCAACGAGAACCAATCAAGGAAGTGAACAGGAGACAAGATTTCCTCCCCCATACAAATCTTCTTATCAAGGTTCTTTGAGGGAAGAAACTAGAGTGGAGCAGACCCCATTCTGGATTCTACTGTTGATTGTTATGATAGTGATTGTTGTATGCTTGGCTGCACTTTGTTTCCATGCCAACAAATGA